Proteins from a genomic interval of Fervidobacterium gondwanense DSM 13020:
- a CDS encoding TIGR00269 family protein, translating to MKCKKCSNQAVIHLRAHNIGLCKEHFIEFFEKRVQRAIDKFKMFTKEDKILVAVSSGKDSSAVLHALHKLGYNVEGLFLKMGRHTNAAERIVRALAERTGIRVNIYDVTQHFGGLGTGEMAQIVKRPVCSICGIVRRHWMNRYAVENGFTVLVTGHNMDDEATFLFGNILNWQVEYMARQWPVLEKTHDKFVRKAKPLIYVSERETYAYVFLNDIPFMEQKCPFSKGATSSTYKKHLNAIEYEQPGAKHRLLFGYFDNLRNTLRAENTVELKECSVCGFPTTEEKCQYCKLVERVNENLCESHKQGGKDA from the coding sequence ATGAAGTGTAAAAAGTGTTCGAATCAGGCTGTTATTCACCTTAGAGCACACAACATTGGACTGTGTAAAGAACATTTCATTGAATTTTTTGAAAAACGCGTCCAAAGGGCCATAGATAAATTCAAAATGTTTACAAAGGAAGATAAAATTCTCGTTGCTGTCTCGAGTGGAAAAGATAGCTCAGCAGTATTACATGCACTTCATAAGCTCGGGTACAACGTAGAAGGATTATTTCTGAAAATGGGGCGACACACGAATGCGGCTGAAAGAATTGTCCGAGCACTTGCAGAACGCACCGGAATTCGCGTGAACATATACGACGTGACACAGCACTTCGGTGGGCTTGGTACAGGCGAGATGGCACAAATCGTTAAGAGGCCTGTCTGCAGTATATGTGGCATTGTTAGACGCCATTGGATGAACAGATATGCTGTAGAAAACGGTTTTACTGTTCTTGTAACTGGACACAATATGGATGACGAAGCGACTTTTCTTTTCGGAAATATATTGAATTGGCAGGTTGAATACATGGCAAGACAGTGGCCCGTGTTGGAGAAAACACACGATAAATTCGTAAGAAAAGCGAAACCGCTGATATACGTCTCTGAACGAGAGACGTATGCTTATGTGTTCCTTAATGATATACCATTTATGGAACAGAAGTGTCCATTTTCCAAAGGAGCCACGAGCTCAACATATAAAAAACACTTAAACGCAATTGAATACGAGCAGCCCGGGGCTAAGCACAGACTACTTTTTGGATACTTTGACAATCTAAGAAATACTCTCAGAGCGGAGAATACCGTTGAGCTAAAGGAATGTTCCGTTTGTGGATTTCCAACAACTGAGGAAAAGTGTCAATACTGCAAGCTTGTCGAAAGGGTTAACGAAAACTTATGTGAATCTCATAAACAAGGAGGCAAAGATGCATAG
- a CDS encoding FtsW/RodA/SpoVE family cell cycle protein, whose product MHRYKSKLVKMKENEYSIFDIIIILDVIVLMIIGLLTLRSVVLGTSQESRFLKQLIWDLVSIVVMFYIIFEKETRIQKYLKYIYGASVVLLILVLFIGKSVYGAKRWIDIGVFDLQPSEIFKFSIILLMAYIFSKYQKEKAFLLSMLAVSPAVLIFLEPDLGMTILMLFIWFTMLLSSDVDKKYIFAIIGAGLLIAPLAFFFLLKDYQRARILAIFNPQEHFQYGAYNTIMSKTVIANGGVTGTGYGLGTGTNMHIVPMQYTDFIFSAYAEQFGLIGSIILLVLYGTIIFAGLSYIGRYKDRFWEFVAIGVCAVFSFHVFENVGMNLGMLPVTGIPLPFVSYGGTSTVIFAAIAGLLIKARAISKRAKQVII is encoded by the coding sequence ATGCATAGGTACAAGTCAAAGTTAGTGAAAATGAAAGAAAATGAATATTCGATTTTCGATATAATAATAATTTTAGATGTCATAGTATTAATGATAATAGGCTTACTGACACTCAGAAGCGTTGTGCTTGGCACTTCGCAAGAATCTCGCTTTCTGAAACAGTTGATTTGGGACTTAGTATCAATAGTAGTGATGTTCTACATAATATTCGAGAAGGAAACAAGGATACAAAAATATCTGAAATACATATACGGTGCCTCAGTGGTACTGCTAATTTTAGTCCTGTTCATAGGCAAATCTGTGTACGGTGCCAAAAGGTGGATAGACATTGGTGTATTTGATTTACAACCGTCTGAAATTTTTAAATTTTCAATCATTCTTCTTATGGCTTACATATTTTCAAAATACCAAAAAGAAAAGGCGTTCTTGCTATCCATGTTAGCTGTCTCTCCGGCCGTGCTTATCTTTCTTGAACCTGATTTAGGTATGACTATTTTGATGCTCTTCATATGGTTTACAATGCTACTATCGAGCGATGTTGATAAGAAATACATTTTCGCAATAATTGGCGCCGGACTGCTGATAGCGCCATTAGCTTTTTTCTTTCTGCTAAAAGACTATCAACGAGCAAGAATATTGGCTATATTTAATCCGCAAGAACACTTTCAGTACGGAGCATACAATACAATTATGTCGAAGACGGTTATAGCAAATGGCGGAGTGACAGGTACGGGCTACGGATTGGGCACGGGAACAAATATGCACATAGTCCCGATGCAGTATACCGACTTCATCTTTTCAGCTTATGCAGAGCAATTTGGACTAATAGGTTCTATCATTTTGCTGGTACTTTATGGTACAATAATATTTGCTGGATTGAGCTATATCGGAAGGTATAAAGACAGATTTTGGGAATTCGTAGCAATTGGTGTCTGTGCTGTATTCTCCTTTCATGTATTCGAAAATGTTGGCATGAATCTCGGTATGCTACCTGTAACCGGCATACCTTTACCCTTCGTAAGTTATGGTGGAACCTCAACAGTAATCTTTGCTGCAATTGCAGGACTGCTCATAAAAGCGAGGGCAATTTCAAAAAGGGCAAAGCAGGTGATCATTTGA